GACGGGCTGCGAGAAGTCGTAGTAGTCCTGGAATTTGCTCGCCTCGCCCTCCTTGCCGCGCGCCACCCGGCTTTCCATCACCCCTCGCTCGCGCACCAGGTCGCGCACGCGTGCCCGCGCCGCGGCGTCCTCCGCGATGCGCTCCGCCACGATGTCGCGCGCCCCCGCCAGCGCATCGTCGACCGTTTGAACGCCGCGCTCCTCACTCACGAAACCGACCGCGGCTACGGCAAGCTCCGCGTCGGAGGTGCGGCCGGCCCAGAGCAGCTCGGCGAGTGGCGGCAGCCCGCGCTCCGCGGCGATGATGGCGCGGGTGCGTCGCTTCGGCTTGAAGGGGAGGTAGAGGTCTTCGAGCGCCTGCTTCGTCTCCGCGCGCCCGATCGCTATGCGCAATTCGGGGGTCAGCTTTCCCTGCTCGTCGATGGACTTGAGGATGGCGGCGCGGCGCTCGTCCAGCTCGGCCAGGTACTCGTGCCGGTCGCGGATGTCGCGAAGCTGCACCTCGTCCAGCTCGCCGGTCGCCTCCTTTCGGTAACGCGCGACGAAGGGGATCGTGTTGCCGGCGAGGAGAAGCTCCAGGGCGGCGCGGACCTGGGGCGCGCGAAGCCCGAGCTCCGTGGCGATGCGTTCAGCGTACAAAAGAAAGTGCGTGAGTGCGTTAGTGCGTGAGTGCGGAAAAACCAGAAGTGCTGAGTGCTAAGTGCTAGGTGCTAAATACAAAACGCACTTACGCACTCACGTACTAACGCACTTCTGTTCGCTTCACCGCCATTCGCGCCCCGATCGCGGCCGCGATGACCTGAAAGAGGACGGCGCCGGCGGCGGAGGCGGGGGCGACCTTCCATTCGGAGGCGTTCAGCGTCTCGCCCGCGAGCAGGTTGGCGACGAACCACACGGCGACGGAGAAGAGGCCGATGCCCACGGCGTGCAGGATGGGGGCGGCGCGGACGCGGATGCCAGTGAGGTAGCCGCCGGCCAGGAAGCCCACGAAGACGGAGAGGAGCACCCACGCCAGGCCGATCTCGCCCGTGCGCGGCACGATGCCCAGTGCGATGAGGCCGAAGAGGATGGCGGACATCACCGCCACCCCGATGAACCAGCCGAAGGCCACCCACGAAGGACGTACGTTCTGGAGGTGCTCGCTGTGCATGGCCCCGTTCAGGAAAGCGTTGGGTCGAAGTTGACGCGCACCGGCGCGAACGAGGTGCGGTGATGCGGCGTGGGGCCCTGCCGCGCGAGCGCCGCCAGGTGCTCGGCCGTGCCGTACCCCTTGTTGCGCTCCCACCCGTAGCCGGGGTAGCGCCGCGCCAGCCGGTCCATCAGCCGGTCGCGCGTCACCTTGGCCAGGATGGACGCGGCGGCGATGCAGTGCACGCAGCCGTCGCCCTGCACGATGGCGGTGTGCGTCCCCACCCCCAGCTCCGGCACGGGGAGCCCGTCCACCAGCAGGTGGTCCGCGGGAACCGGGAGGCGCGCGATGGCCCGGCTCATCGCCAGCGCCGTCGCCCGGCGGATGTTGATGCGGTCGATCTCCCGCGCCGAAGCCGCGCCGATCCCGAACGCCACGCAGCACTCCGTGATGCGCCCGATCAGCTCCAGCCGCGTGGCCGCCGTGAGCTGCTTGCTGTCCGTGACCCCGGGAATCCAGCACCCCTGCGGCAGGATCACCGCCGCGGCGACCACGGGCCCGGCGAGCGGCCCGCGCCCCACCTCGTCCACCCCCGCCACGAACGACAGCCCGCGCTCCCAGAGCCCGGTCTCGGTGGCGAGCAGCTTCCGCAGCCGGGCCGGCGAAGGACGGCGCGGGCGCTTGGTGGTTGGCACGCGAAGGGAGAGGGTACAGGGTCCGGAGCACAGCCATCAACGGCAGGGACGATACACCCAACCGCCATACCGCACAACCGCACCCCGCCCTCTCCCCCACCGCACCCGAACCGGAATGACGAATGGGACAGCTCTCTCGCGGAGCTGCCCCATTCGCGATTGCGCGCACGGTGCGTGGTCGGACGTGGTGAGATGGGACTTCGCGTGCGTGGGTGACGGCACCGGCGGCGTGTTAGATTGACGCCCATGAGGACGACCGATCCCCATCGCGCCGCCCGCCCAGCGCGAGCGCCAAAACTTTGCGCTGCACCACTCCATCCTGTGGGACATCGACGTTTGACGTTGCGTCTGCGCGACGTACTTCAGTCGGTGAAGTGGAGCGCTTCGCGGTACACGACTCGCCACTCGTGGCAACCTGAAGCACATTCTATCCAGTACTGAAACTTCGTACTCGTTGAGCCGACAGCAGTCATGTGCCGGATCGTAACCGGGACGGTCCAGTATCGTGCTCCCGCACTGTGCGCCAGTCTCGAGCTGTCAGCCATTCGGGGCAGTGAATCGCTTGCGGCGATCTGCCCGATTGCGACACTGTAGAAGGTGCCCTCCCGCGGACATTCCCCAGGCGGCGTATGGGCCACGCCCGGTGGAATCATGCCACCACAGCCGGCGTCGCGAATCGCGTCGGTGCGCGCAATCTCCATCGACCTGAGAACTTTCGCGCGAGCCTCGGCGCCCGCACCCGCAAGCTCGGCGTAGTGCGGCCGAAGCGACTCCGTCCGGTCGTGCAACGGGCGCGGATCAATGCGGAGGTCCTCCCGGTGCAACTCACGAAGTGAGCGCACAACCGCGGTGAAGGCCGCGGAATCGTGGCGCGCGGGCGCTGAGTGCAGGACCGCGATATTCTGAGTGTGAGCGCCAGTGCACCCGGCACTTGCAACGAGAACGGACGCCCCCACGAGGAGGCGGTTGAGCCGACACCAAAGTCTAAGCATCTGTTCATGTCTATACTGGTGAAGTTACAACCCCCCACACGTCCGAGAGTTTGCGGTGTTGTAAGGGTCCTCAGCCCCATTGAAGGTCGTGTGCGGCCTTCCGAGCGAATGCTCAATTTCGTGCACCAGAGTGGATTCTAGATTACGCCCATTGGGGATCGACGGGCTGGATTCACCCGTACTTGACGTGGCGAAATCGTCGACCCACGTGTAGTTGAGGACCACCCCAAACGTTCCGCCGCCATAACCTCCTGCCAGCCCCGTTTGCCACGGGTAGAACTGAAGCTTACCGCCCGCTAGCAGATTGTCCCCAGCCGTGGCGATGTTTGCACAAACTCCGCCTCGGGCTCGAATACGCGCCAACGCATCCCGGACTTTCTGGAGGCGGTCACCCGCCGGGGGTTCTGCGGAGCATACCGCTTTCTCCCACCCCTCAAGGGATGGGTTGCTGCAAGCGGGTGACCGGTCTGGAACATCGTCGTCGGTGCTGAGCGCTGGAACTCCCGAGTACGCGGGCTCGTTGCCACCGCCCCCGCTGCCCCCTCCAGTCCCCCAGTCCCCGCCAGACCCCCCCATCCCTCCGCTCGGCCGCGGAGGGGGCGGCGGCGGTTCACAGTTGCTGCACGGGTCCGTCGGAGGCGCCTCCACGACGAGCGGGTCAAGCGTACACACCCCATCACCTACGCAGCCCTGAATGGTGACCATCTCCTCGCGCGCTTTGAACTGCGCCACACTACCATTCGCTTCGACGCCGAGCCAGCGGTCCACTCGTCGCAGCGCCGATTCCGTGTACGGCACCGTGCAGTCCACCGATACCAGGGGGTACCGTCCGTAGCTTTGCGCCGGTACATGTACTGCACGGTCCGGCCACGCGCGTCAAGGTCGCCGCGTGAGAAATAGAAGGCGTCTCGGCGCGTCTGCCACCCGCTCGGCGCACTCAGCGCGCGGTTACCAACGATGCAGACGGTCGACACGTGACCCAAATCCCGCCCATTGGGTTGTGCAGCGGACACGCCGCGTCCCGGCACGGGTGGGGTGCTGGTAGGCACGTCCTGGCAGGCTGTCGCGAACAGCGTCAGGGCGAAGATGGAAATGGGCCGCAAGCTGAGAGCATGGCGCGGGGGGTTGTTGACGACTTCCATCAAGCGACTCCTTCCATCAAGGTGTAAATGTGGGCCCTCGGACGCGTTCGGTAAAACGGAGGCATCCAAAAAAACGTGACGTCCCCAGCGCAGGAACGATACCGTTCGCGCCATTCATGATGATCTTGATCCAAACACCCGTACTACATGCGTTTGGAGCCGATTCGCCTTTGTCGCGGGCGTGGTGGTAAGCCGATGCACCTTGGTGCGCCTGCTCCAAACAGTGCGCGATACGCGACACCCCAGCCGTTCGCCCGGGGCGCAATGTTGAAGGTGAAGCGCCGACGCGAGGCGGATCGCGCGGGCGGTGAAGCGTGCGTTCCGTGCGGGCGGGTTCGCGGGTGCGGGCGCGGTGCTGGAGGAGGAGATCGACGCCCTCTCTCGTGTGCCGGCCTTCAACTGCATGACGCGGCACCTGCTGGAATCGGCGCTGCGTATCACCAACGGCGCCCGTCGCTACGCCGCCGATGCGGAGGCGCGGGGCGTCGCATCGCCGGCTGGCCTGTCGCGCGCCCTCCTCTCCATGCACCTCACCACCCTCGGCGAGGCCGCGCGCCTGGACCGCCGCGCCGCTCCCCTGCAGGCCGAGGGCATCCCGATCATCTGCCAGGACGTCCCGCCGATCCCGCCGGATGCGCCGGATGCGCCGGATGCGCCGGATGCGCCGATCCCGCCGGGTGCGCCGGATGCGCCGGATGCGCCGGATGCGCCGGATGCGCCGGGTGCGCCATTTCCCCCCCGGCGAATGAATTCGCGGCTACAACAGCACAAAGTCCGCCTGCGCGGACTCGGGCTCTGATGCCCGTTGCGCGAGACCGCTTCAGCGGTCTTCCCGTGGTTCCAGCCGGGGGCTTCAGCCCCCGGCATTCGGCGCCGACATTCGCCCCCGGCGCCCGCGCCGCCCCCGCCCCCTCACCCCTTCACCGGCGCGCCGATGGACCACGCGTGTCCAAACGGGTCGCGGAGCTGGCCGTAGCGGTCGCCCCAGAACTGGTCGGCGAGGGGCATCGTGACGGTGGCGCCTGCCTCGACGGCGCGGTTGAACCAGAGGTCCGCGTCGTCGACGGCGAGGTGCAGGGTCACGCCCTTGGGACCGTCGCCGAGGCCGGCTCCGTATTCGGGGAACTCGTCGGACATCATCACGTCCGCGCCGTTGATCCGCAGGTGGCAGTGCATCAGGCGCTTGCCGTCGCCCGCGTCGTGGCGGCCGAGCTCCTCGGCGGCGAAGGCGCGCTTGTAGAACTCGGCGGCGTCGCTGGCGCCGCGCACGGTGAGGTACGGGGTCACACCGAGGGCCGGGGTGGGGTTCGAGTCAGACATGGTTCTCCGAAATGCTGGACGGGATGGAACCGCGGTTTCAGGGCGGGCTCACGTTGCGGTGCGCGCGCCTGCCGTGCAAGGTCCCCGAAACGCAGAGGCCGCGTCCCGTTGAACGGGGGACGCGGCCTCGGTGCCGTGCAGGGGGCGCGGTGCGCCGGGATCGGGGCGCGGCCGTCGCGCGGGGTGGCGGCGGGGAACAGGGTCATCGAAGAGGCGCGGATGGTCGTCGCGGAAGCCGAGGCGGGTCAGCATCGCGCGGCTGATCCCGATCGTCTCCAGCTCCTCCAGCGTCCAGCCGCCCGCCACGATCTCCGCGATCTGCGCACGCAGCCACACGTCGTCCTGGCCGCCGGTCCCATCGTTCCGCTGTGGCATCGGCCCCCTCCTCTCTCCGCACGGTTCCGCGCTCCCCGTCCCATGCGTACACCTCGCCAGCGTCGCGAGTTGCACCGTCTCAAATCGTACGACGAGCGCACCCGCCCGCGCGTCACGCCAGGATGCGCGGAGGGCCGCCCACGCATCCGCGGGCGGCCCTCCGGCTACCGTCCAAACGCAGCGGCTACTTCACGATGGCATCCACCGAGCCCGTGGTCACCGGGTGGTAGCCGGGGCGGGCGCGCGCGTAGATGCTTCGCGCGAGCGACTGCCCCCAGTCGCCCTGCGCCATCAGCTCGGCGTAGAGCGGGCGCACGAACTTGCGGCGGCCCTGGCTGGTGAGGAACTGCTCCAGCGCGGGGACGGCGGGCTGGTAGCGGTTCCGCACCGCGAGCTGCAGCCAGGCGAAGAGAATCTCCGCGTTCCCCTGCCGCGAGAGGCCAAAGGCGCGGTCCAGGTCGGCGAGCTGGGCGGCGGTGAGCTGCTTGGGAAGAGCGCCCAGGAAGTGCTGCCACTCCTGCGTCGTCCAGCCGCGCGTCTGCAGATGCGACGCGCCCGTGCCGTCCGCGAAGGCCTGCGCCTGCGACGCCACCCGCGCGAAGGCGTTCGACTGCGGAACCACCGCGTTCTGCGGGATGCCGGGCTGGTACGCCCAGCGCTCCACGTCGATGCGGCGCTCCAGCTCCGCGTCGCCGCGGATCAGGTTGGCGCGCAGGTCGGCGAGGAAGCCGGCGGTGGTCATCGGCTTGAAGGCGTTGCGGTCGAAGTACGAGCGCAGGTACGCGTCCCACCGCGCGCGCCCCACCGCCTGCTCGATGGTGCGCAGGAAGGCCGCGCCCTTTTCGTAGGCGATGTTGGTCATCCCCGCATCCGGGTCGCGGCCGGCGAGGTCCAGGTGCAGGCGCGAGTCCGCCGAGGCGGGGCCACCGACCGCGGCGACCTCGTCCTGCAGCTCCTGCCATCCCAGGCTGGCCAGCATGGCGGCGCGCTCGGGGCCGTAGAGCGCCTCCATGATGCGGTTCTCGAAATACGTGGTGAACCCCTCGTTGAGCCAGAAGTCGGCCCAGGTGGCGTTGGTCACCAGGTTGCCGGACCACGAATGCGCCAGCTCGTGCGCCACCAGCGACACCAGCGAGCGGTCGCCCGCCAGGATCGTCGGCGTGGCGAAGGTCAGCCGCGGGTTCTCCATTCCGCCGAAGGGAAAGGAGGGCGGCAGTACCAGCAGGTCGTAGCGCCCCCAGCGGTAGGGGCCGTACAGCCCCTCGGCGGCGGCCACCATCTTCTCCACGTCCGCCAGTTCGTTGGCGGAACGCTCCAGCATCGACGGTTCCGTGTACACGCCCGTGCGCGGGCCGAGGGAGCGGAACGCAAGGTCGCCCACCGCCAGCGCGATCAGGTACGGCGGCACCGGCTTGTCCAGGCGGAAGCGGAAGGCGCGGCCGCCCTCCACGGCCTCACCCCCGGGCGTCAGCATCTCGGCGCTCATCACCGCGCGCAGCTCGCTGGGCACCGTGATGCGCGCGGAGTACGTCTGCCGGATGCCGGGGCTGTCCTGCGTCGGGATCCAGCTTCGCGTGAGGATCGCCTGGCCCTGCGAAAAGAGGTACGGGTGGCGCTTCCCCGCCGTCTGCGCCGGGGTGAGCCACTGGAGCGCGCCGGCCGTGGGCGAGGTCTGGTAGCGCACCACGATGCGCCGCGTCCCCTGCGGCAGCGTCACCTCCAGCGGGCGGCCGAGGATGGTGTCCGCGGTTCCCAGTGTCCACTGCAGCGGCGCGCCGGCGGCGTTGGTCACCGCCTGGATGGTGAGGTCTTTCGTATCCAGCACGATCCGCCTGGCGCCCGACGCGGCCTGCACGTCCAGCGCGGCGGTGCCGGCCAGCCGCTTCGCCGCGAAGTCCGCGCGCAGGTCGAGCTCCACGTTCGTCACCCGCGCCTCTTCAGGACGGGCGAAGGAGTGGATGTCACGCGCATCGGTTGCCATCGTCGCGGTCGCGGGTGCGGGATTGGCGGCAGGTGCGACCGCGGCGGGGGCGCAGGCCGCGAGCGCGCCGATGCAGGCGAGTGCGGCTCGGTTCATCAGGTGCATCCGTACGTTCCGTCGTTCGGGAATGTTCGGGCGGGCGCAACGCCACCGCCCTGTCGAGACGCGATCGTACACCGCAGCGCGCGCGGGGATGCGCCGCGGATGGAAAAAGCGCGGGGTGCCGCGTCTGCGGCACCCCGTGCGGGCTCGGATCAGCGGGTACGCTTCCGTGCTTCGCGCTTCGCTTCCAGCTTGATGAGCTGCAGGCAGACGAGGTACACCAGGCCGGTGATGGCGAGGAACACCCCGCCGCGCCAGAGTACTGCGAACATGGTCAGGTACGGTTCGGGTGGACGGTTTGCGCGGCCAATCTACGATGCCCGCGCGCCGCGTGCCAGCACTACGCGCGCCGCATTCCGGGGCCGTGTTGCGTCCGTCTCACCCCGCGGGAATCAGGAGGCGGCGGAGCCATTCATCTACTTCCCGCATCTTCGCCGCATTGATGACGACGGCCAGTTTGCGGATCAGACGCTCGCTCACGTCGACCGTGACGATCTGATCAGTTTCGATCCAATGAGGCTCCGCTTTCCATCCGGAGTCCGTAACGCGGAGGTCTCCGGGTGACATACCTGGACGCCATGCGAAGTTCGGTCGTTCGGTCGTGGTGATGGGGCAGACGATGACCGTGCCGAAGCGCGATCGATTCAATCCGTCTGTGGACACGATCAGGCAGGGCCGGACCCCCTTTTGCTCGC
Above is a window of Longimicrobium sp. DNA encoding:
- a CDS encoding ribonuclease HII; translation: MPTTKRPRRPSPARLRKLLATETGLWERGLSFVAGVDEVGRGPLAGPVVAAAVILPQGCWIPGVTDSKQLTAATRLELIGRITECCVAFGIGAASAREIDRINIRRATALAMSRAIARLPVPADHLLVDGLPVPELGVGTHTAIVQGDGCVHCIAAASILAKVTRDRLMDRLARRYPGYGWERNKGYGTAEHLAALARQGPTPHHRTSFAPVRVNFDPTLS
- a CDS encoding VOC family protein; translation: MSDSNPTPALGVTPYLTVRGASDAAEFYKRAFAAEELGRHDAGDGKRLMHCHLRINGADVMMSDEFPEYGAGLGDGPKGVTLHLAVDDADLWFNRAVEAGATVTMPLADQFWGDRYGQLRDPFGHAWSIGAPVKG
- a CDS encoding M1 family metallopeptidase — protein: MNRAALACIGALAACAPAAVAPAANPAPATATMATDARDIHSFARPEEARVTNVELDLRADFAAKRLAGTAALDVQAASGARRIVLDTKDLTIQAVTNAAGAPLQWTLGTADTILGRPLEVTLPQGTRRIVVRYQTSPTAGALQWLTPAQTAGKRHPYLFSQGQAILTRSWIPTQDSPGIRQTYSARITVPSELRAVMSAEMLTPGGEAVEGGRAFRFRLDKPVPPYLIALAVGDLAFRSLGPRTGVYTEPSMLERSANELADVEKMVAAAEGLYGPYRWGRYDLLVLPPSFPFGGMENPRLTFATPTILAGDRSLVSLVAHELAHSWSGNLVTNATWADFWLNEGFTTYFENRIMEALYGPERAAMLASLGWQELQDEVAAVGGPASADSRLHLDLAGRDPDAGMTNIAYEKGAAFLRTIEQAVGRARWDAYLRSYFDRNAFKPMTTAGFLADLRANLIRGDAELERRIDVERWAYQPGIPQNAVVPQSNAFARVASQAQAFADGTGASHLQTRGWTTQEWQHFLGALPKQLTAAQLADLDRAFGLSRQGNAEILFAWLQLAVRNRYQPAVPALEQFLTSQGRRKFVRPLYAELMAQGDWGQSLARSIYARARPGYHPVTTGSVDAIVK
- a CDS encoding type II toxin-antitoxin system PemK/MazF family toxin; the protein is MSGIVALRGEIWEVNLNPRKGREQKGVRPCLIVSTDGLNRSRFGTVIVCPITTTERPNFAWRPGMSPGDLRVTDSGWKAEPHWIETDQIVTVDVSERLIRKLAVVINAAKMREVDEWLRRLLIPAG